The following are encoded in a window of bacterium genomic DNA:
- the secA gene encoding preprotein translocase subunit SecA, giving the protein MSFLNRWFGDGSGSALRKAEPIVAKVNALEESFMALNDDALKAKTAEFKARIASGESLDDLMPEAFAAVREASRRTLGQRHFDVQLIGGAVLHQGGISEMRTGEGKTLVATLPAYLNALMGKGVHVVTVNDYLSRRDAVWMGQVYWALGMTTGIINHEASYLYDPTIVPEEEKKEDEKVQDEQGSFKVVHEFMRKVSREEAYAADITYGTNNEYGFDYLRDNLEYDPAKIRQKNHYFAIVDEIDSILIDEARTPLIISAPTADAEGLYTKFAKIAEMMIEDEDYTIEHKHRAIVMTDAGIEKAEKMLEIGSIYTDAGIKYVHHLETAVRAKALYHRDKEYVVRGGEVVIVDEFTGRMQPGRRWSEGLHQAIEAKEGVAIQKESRTFASITFQNYFRLYEKLGGMTGTAATSSEEFFKVYGLTSVAIPTNNPPQRIDHEDFMLQTENGKFRAIAKKVKELHEKGQPVLVGTVSVEKNELLSTYFKQEGIPHEVLNAKNHEREGEIVAQAGKKGAVVIATNMAGRGVDIKLGGNPATQEEYDAVKNAGGLFVIGTERHEARRIDNQLRGRAGRQGDPGETQFYVSLEDSLMKIFASDVIKRVMGTFKIPEDEPIFNSMITRSLEKAQTRIEEMNFDSRKHVLAYDDVLNIQRKSIYGRRRAVLTGGNEAVDKELEDVTGMLLEESERDAWTKAVESLKAKHGEAFYPAVRRLLLQTVDLLWVEHLEAMEYLRSSVNLRAYGQRDPLVEYKKEGLRLFQGLEASFASHVASNLPNLFDQRPAQVAPMRQQESAAVARAAQALTASNGASGAKKYGRNDKVTITDGTTTEEMKYKKAEPLLMSGKWRIVK; this is encoded by the coding sequence ATGTCATTCCTCAATCGATGGTTCGGGGACGGCTCAGGATCGGCTTTGCGCAAAGCGGAGCCTATCGTGGCTAAGGTAAATGCCCTCGAGGAAAGCTTTATGGCGCTCAATGACGACGCCCTGAAGGCTAAAACGGCGGAATTCAAGGCTCGTATCGCCTCAGGGGAAAGCTTGGACGACCTTATGCCGGAAGCTTTCGCGGCCGTACGTGAGGCATCCCGCCGCACGCTCGGCCAGCGTCATTTCGATGTGCAGCTCATCGGCGGCGCAGTCCTCCATCAGGGCGGTATTTCCGAGATGCGCACCGGTGAAGGTAAGACCCTTGTGGCGACGCTGCCGGCATACCTCAATGCACTCATGGGCAAAGGCGTGCACGTGGTCACCGTCAACGACTACCTCTCGCGCCGCGACGCGGTCTGGATGGGGCAGGTGTACTGGGCGCTCGGCATGACGACCGGCATCATCAATCACGAGGCGTCCTATCTTTACGACCCGACGATCGTGCCGGAGGAAGAGAAGAAAGAAGATGAGAAAGTGCAGGACGAACAGGGAAGTTTCAAGGTCGTGCACGAATTCATGCGCAAAGTATCGCGCGAAGAGGCGTATGCGGCGGATATCACCTACGGCACCAACAATGAGTACGGATTCGATTACCTGCGCGACAACCTTGAGTACGACCCTGCAAAGATCCGTCAGAAGAACCACTACTTTGCGATTGTGGACGAGATCGACTCGATTCTTATCGATGAGGCGCGCACGCCACTCATAATCTCTGCGCCGACCGCCGATGCGGAGGGTCTCTACACGAAGTTCGCCAAGATCGCGGAAATGATGATCGAGGACGAGGATTACACTATCGAGCACAAGCATCGCGCGATCGTCATGACTGACGCCGGTATCGAGAAGGCGGAGAAGATGCTCGAGATCGGCTCTATCTATACCGACGCGGGTATCAAATACGTGCACCATCTGGAAACGGCGGTGCGTGCAAAGGCGCTGTATCATCGTGATAAGGAATACGTCGTGCGTGGCGGCGAAGTCGTCATCGTCGATGAATTCACCGGCCGTATGCAGCCGGGCCGTCGCTGGAGCGAGGGTTTGCATCAGGCGATCGAAGCGAAGGAAGGCGTGGCTATCCAGAAGGAATCGCGCACATTCGCATCCATCACGTTCCAGAATTACTTCCGTCTCTACGAGAAGCTCGGCGGCATGACCGGTACGGCGGCAACCTCTTCAGAGGAGTTCTTCAAAGTGTACGGCCTCACGTCGGTCGCTATCCCGACGAACAATCCGCCACAGCGTATCGACCACGAGGATTTCATGCTCCAGACGGAGAACGGCAAATTCCGCGCTATCGCAAAGAAGGTGAAGGAGTTGCATGAGAAGGGGCAGCCGGTACTTGTGGGCACTGTCTCTGTCGAGAAGAACGAGTTGCTTAGTACCTATTTCAAACAGGAAGGTATTCCGCACGAGGTCCTCAATGCGAAGAACCACGAACGCGAAGGCGAGATCGTAGCGCAGGCAGGCAAGAAGGGTGCGGTCGTTATCGCCACCAACATGGCGGGTCGCGGCGTCGACATCAAGCTCGGCGGAAATCCGGCAACGCAGGAAGAATACGATGCGGTGAAGAACGCGGGAGGTCTTTTTGTCATCGGTACCGAGCGCCACGAAGCACGCCGCATCGACAACCAGTTGCGCGGCCGTGCAGGCCGTCAGGGCGATCCGGGTGAGACGCAGTTCTATGTTTCCCTCGAAGATTCGCTGATGAAGATCTTCGCCTCTGATGTCATCAAGCGCGTCATGGGAACCTTCAAGATTCCGGAAGACGAGCCGATCTTCAATAGCATGATCACGCGCTCACTCGAGAAGGCGCAGACGCGCATCGAGGAAATGAACTTCGATTCACGTAAGCACGTTCTTGCCTACGACGATGTCTTGAATATCCAGCGTAAGAGTATCTACGGTCGCCGCCGTGCGGTACTCACGGGAGGGAATGAGGCAGTGGACAAGGAATTGGAAGATGTGACTGGCATGCTTCTTGAGGAAAGTGAGCGCGATGCGTGGACCAAGGCAGTGGAGAGCCTTAAGGCGAAGCATGGCGAAGCGTTCTATCCAGCAGTCCGACGCCTCCTCCTCCAGACCGTCGATCTTCTCTGGGTCGAGCACCTTGAAGCGATGGAATACCTCCGCTCTTCGGTGAATTTGCGTGCGTATGGCCAGCGCGACCCTCTCGTCGAGTACAAGAAGGAGGGCCTACGCCTCTTCCAAGGCCTTGAAGCCTCTTTTGCATCGCATGTCGCCTCGAATCTGCCGAATCTCTTCGATCAGCGCCCGGCACAGGTCGCGCCGATGCGTCAGCAGGAAAGTGCCGCAGTCGCACGCGCCGCACAGGCCCTTACGGCCTCAAATGGTGCCTCAGGAGCTAAGAAATACGGCCGCAACGATAAGGTAACCATTACCGACGGCACAACCACTGAGGAAATGAAATACAAGAAGGCCGAACCGCTCCTCATGAGCGGGAAGTGGAGGATCGTGAAGTAG
- a CDS encoding transposase: protein MEFFHVVNRGIDNRMIVLDDKDRMRFVHSLFELNDQMLADPNHRLRDFDPMRKRETLVAIHAWCLMPNHYHLLLTESIEGGISLFLKKLNMGYAKYFNQKYERSGALWQGKAKKLRIKKDENFHLMPKYIHLNPLDLSFPNWRKGNLKDPDHALDRLRTYRWSSHLDYVGESNFPSLIRMGIVRDSVGDRYAYEKGLKEITEDAELAQHSAILE, encoded by the coding sequence ATGGAATTCTTTCACGTGGTGAATCGCGGAATCGATAATCGGATGATCGTTCTTGATGATAAGGATCGCATGCGATTCGTGCATTCGCTTTTCGAATTGAATGATCAGATGCTTGCTGATCCGAATCATCGTCTGCGCGATTTTGATCCGATGCGTAAGCGGGAAACATTGGTCGCGATCCATGCATGGTGCCTCATGCCGAATCATTATCATCTTCTTCTTACTGAATCCATTGAAGGTGGGATCTCGCTTTTCTTGAAGAAGCTCAACATGGGCTATGCAAAATATTTCAATCAGAAGTATGAGCGCAGCGGGGCTCTGTGGCAGGGGAAGGCAAAAAAGTTGCGTATCAAGAAGGATGAGAACTTCCACCTCATGCCGAAGTACATCCATCTGAACCCGTTGGACCTCTCGTTTCCGAATTGGCGCAAGGGTAATCTGAAAGACCCCGATCATGCGCTTGACAGGCTTCGCACGTATCGGTGGAGCAGTCACCTCGACTACGTGGGGGAGAGTAATTTTCCCTCCCTTATCCGCATGGGAATCGTCAGGGATTCGGTAGGGGATCGCTACGCTTACGAGAAAGGATTGAAGGAAATCACGGAAGATGCTGAATTGGCGCAACATAGTGCCATTTTGGAGTAA
- a CDS encoding helix-turn-helix transcriptional regulator, whose product MTDPTPTPEPTELQVASEQRVQDHVTTPVPTSALPVDIETPISVSNTSPTNSDEVPADAARKTETSADTTHVSAVESNSTKTSSDSGTTTAHNSGSDTPADQSHAVVEKRFQGSAGRLKSLEHRTRKRENDLEKILSHLASHTHITNDGIQKLLAVSDSTASRYARILISRGKLFRTGKGRSTRYTLAH is encoded by the coding sequence ATGACAGACCCAACCCCAACTCCTGAACCTACTGAACTTCAAGTAGCCTCCGAACAGCGCGTTCAAGACCACGTGACTACTCCCGTACCAACGAGCGCCCTGCCGGTCGATATTGAGACTCCAATATCCGTATCAAATACTTCTCCAACCAATAGCGATGAAGTGCCTGCTGATGCAGCTAGGAAAACGGAAACCAGCGCTGATACCACCCACGTGTCTGCAGTTGAATCAAATAGCACGAAGACTTCCTCAGATTCCGGAACTACTACCGCGCATAATTCTGGAAGTGATACACCCGCCGATCAATCTCACGCAGTTGTTGAGAAAAGATTTCAAGGAAGTGCGGGTCGACTTAAATCTCTGGAACATCGTACCCGTAAGCGCGAGAATGATCTGGAGAAGATTCTGAGTCATCTTGCTTCGCATACGCACATCACGAACGACGGCATTCAGAAACTCCTAGCAGTCTCCGATTCCACCGCATCACGGTATGCAAGGATACTCATCTCTCGCGGCAAACTCTTCCGCACCGGTAAGGGCCGATCGACGCGTTATACCCTGGCTCACTAA
- the gatB gene encoding Asp-tRNA(Asn)/Glu-tRNA(Gln) amidotransferase subunit GatB codes for MAYTPTIGMEVHAELKTATKMFCNSKNDAHEMRPNVNICPVCLAHPGTLPVINKEAVKHVLRVGIALGSELADYTEFDRKNYFYPDLPKGYQISQYEFPLVSGGTLAGVQITRIHLEEDTASSVHDSQTGATLIDFNRSSMPLMELVTEPVIHSAEEAGKFGRELQLLLRYLGASDADMEQGQMRLEANISLSDTDKLGTKVEVKNINSFRAMERAVAYEIKRQTELLSKGEKVIQETRGWDDVKQQTFSQRVKEVAADYRYFPDPDLPSLKLSEIPEFSRENLAQTLPELPDARRARYASWGIKPADAEQFVQYPRIGSFFDAVAATKTGDAAFAQRAANYIANDLVKIIRDTDSRDSELSAEIPVSVENFAKIIDLIGAGKISSRVAKDLLLMVIAERRDPESLATEKGLFQTSSAADLGPTIDAILTEHTSVVADYKGGKEAALQFLFGQAMKVLKGAAEPATLRQALIDAIAKK; via the coding sequence ATGGCCTACACACCGACGATCGGAATGGAAGTACACGCAGAGCTGAAAACCGCGACAAAGATGTTCTGCAATTCGAAGAACGATGCGCATGAGATGCGTCCGAATGTAAACATCTGTCCGGTGTGTCTCGCGCATCCGGGAACGCTTCCCGTCATCAATAAGGAAGCGGTGAAGCATGTGCTTCGTGTGGGCATCGCACTTGGCAGCGAGCTCGCTGATTACACCGAATTCGATCGCAAGAATTATTTCTATCCTGATCTTCCGAAGGGATACCAGATAAGCCAATATGAATTTCCATTGGTTAGCGGCGGTACGCTCGCAGGCGTACAGATTACACGCATACACCTTGAAGAAGACACGGCAAGCTCGGTGCACGACAGCCAAACGGGCGCTACACTCATAGACTTTAACCGCTCCAGCATGCCGCTCATGGAGTTGGTCACCGAGCCGGTTATCCATAGCGCGGAGGAAGCAGGGAAGTTCGGTCGTGAGCTGCAGCTCTTGCTGCGCTATCTCGGTGCATCTGATGCGGATATGGAGCAAGGACAGATGCGTCTCGAAGCGAACATTTCTCTTTCTGATACCGACAAGCTCGGTACGAAAGTGGAAGTAAAAAACATCAATTCATTCCGCGCGATGGAACGCGCAGTTGCATACGAGATCAAGCGCCAGACCGAGCTTCTATCCAAAGGAGAGAAGGTGATACAAGAGACGCGTGGTTGGGATGATGTAAAACAGCAGACGTTCTCGCAGCGCGTAAAAGAAGTCGCCGCTGATTACCGCTACTTCCCGGATCCTGATCTCCCATCACTCAAGCTTTCAGAGATACCGGAATTCTCACGAGAGAATCTCGCACAGACATTGCCTGAATTGCCCGACGCACGCCGAGCACGCTACGCGTCGTGGGGTATTAAGCCTGCAGATGCGGAGCAGTTCGTACAGTATCCGCGCATCGGATCCTTCTTTGATGCGGTGGCAGCCACCAAAACAGGGGATGCAGCTTTCGCACAGCGTGCCGCCAACTATATTGCCAACGACTTAGTGAAGATAATCCGAGATACTGATTCGCGAGATTCAGAATTAAGCGCCGAGATACCGGTTTCTGTAGAGAATTTTGCCAAAATAATCGATCTCATCGGTGCAGGTAAGATATCTTCCCGTGTCGCCAAGGACCTCCTGCTTATGGTTATCGCTGAAAGGCGCGATCCTGAGTCCCTTGCCACAGAGAAGGGGCTCTTCCAGACCAGTTCTGCTGCTGATCTCGGGCCTACGATTGATGCAATTCTCACCGAGCATACATCCGTGGTTGCAGATTACAAGGGAGGAAAGGAAGCGGCACTGCAATTCCTCTTCGGACAGGCAATGAAGGTTCTGAAGGGTGCTGCTGAGCCAGCTACGTTGCGTCAGGCGCTTATTGACGCCATCGCTAAGAAATAA
- a CDS encoding helix-turn-helix domain-containing protein has product MAQEINLGGTIYISSKHAAEKTGYTQDYIGQLARGGSIEAKRVSGMWYILEESLRAYKEKADQFVPTPPEGFTKSPEAEVAVSFDGKDYISANRAAKITGYNQDYIGQLARSNQILSRQVGKRWYVDRESLLKHKEEKDALLAAVQVESVGLAKPEDLPPIQEPEPAPVEEVVVEQEVTHFSYVKEEEAPLIPEFETEEPEPMPEFPRRKVAEPVFQEYRAPEPELARFEAVESIEEAPVVGEEIAPQTPQEPVMEEVVIPIRVTDEEAIEEAYIEEDAPVRKARKPVGAFNFIAISSLTVVAALGTLAYIGSSLGFLDFGSVMPQGDGSQNASAANTVVESNADKAGETIRGFFSKEITYKRQ; this is encoded by the coding sequence ATGGCACAGGAGATTAATCTCGGAGGAACGATATACATCTCGTCTAAGCATGCAGCCGAGAAGACCGGCTATACGCAGGACTACATCGGCCAGCTTGCCCGCGGCGGCTCCATCGAGGCGAAGCGTGTATCAGGTATGTGGTACATCCTTGAGGAATCCCTTCGGGCGTATAAGGAGAAAGCAGACCAGTTCGTCCCCACGCCTCCTGAGGGATTCACGAAGTCACCCGAAGCGGAAGTGGCAGTATCATTCGATGGTAAAGACTACATCTCGGCAAACCGAGCAGCGAAGATTACAGGATATAACCAGGACTATATCGGTCAGCTTGCCCGCAGTAATCAGATCCTCTCGCGGCAGGTCGGTAAGCGCTGGTATGTCGATCGAGAATCGCTCCTGAAGCATAAAGAGGAGAAGGACGCGCTTCTTGCTGCGGTACAGGTCGAATCTGTCGGTCTTGCGAAGCCAGAAGACCTCCCGCCGATCCAGGAGCCGGAACCTGCTCCCGTAGAGGAGGTGGTCGTCGAACAGGAGGTAACCCATTTCAGCTACGTTAAGGAAGAGGAAGCGCCTCTTATCCCGGAGTTTGAGACCGAGGAGCCAGAACCCATGCCGGAATTCCCGCGACGCAAAGTAGCTGAACCGGTCTTTCAGGAATATCGTGCCCCCGAGCCCGAACTGGCTAGATTTGAAGCCGTAGAATCGATAGAGGAAGCTCCGGTAGTCGGTGAGGAAATCGCCCCGCAGACGCCACAAGAGCCCGTCATGGAGGAGGTCGTCATCCCGATCCGAGTCACGGACGAAGAGGCGATAGAGGAGGCGTATATCGAGGAGGATGCGCCGGTACGTAAGGCGCGAAAGCCGGTAGGCGCCTTTAATTTCATCGCAATCTCGTCTCTCACGGTAGTTGCTGCTCTCGGGACGCTCGCCTACATCGGAAGCTCGCTTGGATTCCTCGATTTCGGTAGCGTCATGCCGCAGGGAGATGGCTCTCAGAATGCTTCTGCGGCCAATACTGTTGTAGAGAGCAATGCTGACAAGGCAGGAGAGACGATCCGTGGATTCTTCTCGAAAGAGATAACGTATAAGCGTCAGTAA
- a CDS encoding helix-turn-helix domain-containing protein produces the protein MKNATDIGSYIPARDAALRARLHPDYIARLARQSKIKAKRVGRKWYVDESALEKFLKSHSEGKEERREKLREKHKKEYLEHAQPLARVDDTIADNVSPRTQHAVVTTVKHANLWATPGLNAHAVTYAMHPGIDLFHRVVALVTAFVLVFGAYGLFDREFGAAAVDALAYSASGIVAFAAVTIGFSPDCASGTQRMAAAAHLAFQNALTSIDNAMPSGLPDTSLTPLSAACAH, from the coding sequence ATGAAAAACGCAACCGACATAGGTTCGTACATTCCGGCACGTGATGCCGCTCTTCGTGCGCGCCTGCATCCGGATTACATCGCACGCCTCGCGCGTCAGTCGAAGATCAAGGCAAAACGTGTCGGTCGCAAGTGGTATGTCGACGAATCCGCCCTCGAGAAATTCCTGAAAAGCCACTCGGAAGGGAAAGAAGAACGTCGCGAGAAATTGCGCGAGAAGCACAAGAAAGAATATCTTGAGCACGCACAGCCGCTTGCGCGCGTAGACGATACGATCGCGGATAACGTATCTCCACGCACACAGCATGCAGTCGTGACCACGGTGAAGCACGCAAACCTCTGGGCGACTCCGGGCCTCAATGCACATGCGGTGACGTATGCGATGCACCCCGGAATCGACCTCTTCCATCGAGTCGTCGCTCTCGTTACGGCATTCGTTCTCGTCTTCGGCGCTTACGGACTCTTCGATAGGGAATTCGGCGCTGCAGCTGTTGACGCTCTTGCGTATTCTGCAAGCGGTATCGTCGCATTTGCGGCTGTAACTATCGGTTTTTCGCCTGATTGTGCATCGGGAACCCAACGCATGGCGGCCGCAGCGCATCTCGCATTCCAGAATGCGCTCACCTCGATCGATAACGCGATGCCATCGGGACTTCCCGATACGTCACTCACCCCGCTCAGCGCAGCGTGCGCACACTGA